GCGGTAATCCATTCACAAGAATGTCGCCCGTGATGACACCCATGGTGACGCGATCAGCTAATACATCGAGAAGCGTGGTCTTGCCCGCCCCGGTAGCACCCTATGAATGTTAGCCCGTGTCTGTGCTCAGTGCGAACCATCCAAGAAAACATAAGACTTTAGAAGAGTATGCTAAGGAAAACTCATTAAAGAGTcacctaagcttaggctacGTTGCCTAactctcttcatcactcaggataaaggtcctaagctttcttgcctctctGCCACTTACCATTAAGGCAGTCAGCTTTCCTGGCTGAACCCAACCATTAACGTCCGAGAGAATGCGGCGCGTCTCCCCCTTGACCTTAACATCATAGCAGACATTCCTCCAGCAAAAGGTAGAAGAACTTGATGGTTTCTCAGTCGGTGGGTGGACCGTGTCGTCGCTCGACGCTCGCGGAGGCTGTAAATCTGAACTGAcggcttcttcatctgatgCCTCTTTGCGCTGAGGCTTCTGCCCCTTGCGGAATACCAGGATCTCACCTTTCGAAGCTTCTGACGAGAAGTACTCCGCTGCAAAGAGATaggtgaaggtgaagaagatgatgaaagcGATTAGGATTCCGTAGTTCCTAACCTGGTTAGCGGTGTCTAAAGAACAAATGTCATAACTTACCTCCAAAGATGCGAGTACTGGTACTTGTAAACAGTCCCAATAAAGAAGTCACCGTCGATAAAATCTCGACCTGGCAGGGCACCAGCAACAGAACATGTTCGTTGCATCGGCTCGATGCTCTCGTACCCCGGACCAGAAGGTATCATTGTCTGACATCTAAAAGACCTACCCGAGAACTCATTCGCGACGAGAGATTCGTAGGCGTAAGCGATTGGGTTGACATAGTTAATCCATCTCAGCCAACCCTTCATACTTCGAATCGGGAGGACGAATCCAGCGTAGATGACCAAGCCGATGATAAAGATGGCAGCGGGGACGAGGGCTTGATGGACTGTCTTGGACGACTGGGCGATGGTGCGAAGGATCATGGACATTGTCATCGTAGTGGTGAAGCCGAAGAGTAGAAAGATaaagaaggctgaggcaTCGCGACGGAGGTGCACCATAAAGTATAACGGAATATTAAAGGCGAGGGTTGAAATGATCTTGGATGGTAGATcgcagatgatggaagagACGGACTCGGAAAGAGGGCGGTATAAAGCGTATCTTGCGTGTTTCTCGACGATCGGGCGCTGGACATAGAGAGCAAGGATCTACACCATCGTCAGTAGGAACAAGAACGGTGAAGTAGCTAACATACTTCCAGAGCACTGCTCAGGCCGTTGAACAATATAGCGAAGAAGATTACCGAGGCCCGTTGGTTCATAGCCTCGGCCGTGCTAGGTAGGTTGAAGTAAAcactgccaagaacaagcgaCATGACAAAATTGACTGCAATAGTAACAACGAAAAAGGTCTTATCACCGAGAAGTCTCTTGACACCTCGACCAATACACAGCTGGATCTGCATCGGGATCGAGATGGTAAAGGGGCTTTTGTCAGATCTACAAAATAAATCAATGTCTCAGTATCTGATTGATAGAAGGTGACTTACGTAAATTTAGCCTTCTGGGCCCTCCTAATACCCTTGAGCGTCTCAACTTGTTTACCGTCGAGAGGATACTGGATCTCAAATGCAGCGATATCGCTGAGAAGCCAAGCCCTGTGTTGGCTCATTCTCCACTCGTCTGCGAATTCATCAGGACTGCGAGGTACTTTATTCTCAAAGCCAGGTCTCACGATCCGTTCATCGGGGCTTGTGAGGGATGTTAGGAAGTCGGCGGTTGTTTGGCGCGGAGGGCATTCGAAGCCCATCGTGGTAAAGTATCGTGTCGCTTCGCTTGTCGGGCCGAAGAAGATCTGGCGGCCTTCGTACAGGAGGAGGACTTTATCGAACTCCTGAGAATAGTTAGTCGTCGGTATAAGAAGGTGACCGGGAGGTACTTGCATCATAGGCGGCCTGACTGGCCTGATACATCGCAACAACCGCACTCGCACCACCAAGCTTCGTTCCAAGCCTCAATTTCCTCACAAACTCCAACGCCGTGGCACTATCCAGCCCCCTCGTGCTATTATCCCAACATTGAATGGCGCTCTGGTTCAGAATCGCCTCTGCAATACTAACCCTCTTTCTCTCACCGCCACTAACACCTCTAACAAAATCATCTCCtactttggtgttgagggtgtTGGAGATACCGAACATGGCCATCACAGCGTCTCTCATGTGTTCAGCGTAGACGTGGCGGGATATGTTGGCGACGATATGTTGGGGCGTGCGGGCGAGGGCTGCGAAGAGGAGGGTATCGCCGACGGTCAGTTGGGGGAAGTGGATGTCTGTTTCGGCTTGGTAGATTACTTCTCCTCTGAAGTTGCGGTGCATTAGACCCCAAGGGATACCTAGAAGGTTAGACGATGTGAGAGATGGGGTGAGCGGGAAATAGTACCTTGGTAGTTGAACTCGGATGCGTCGTCGAGATGTAGCCCGTGAGTATGTCCAGCGATTGTCTTGAGAAGTGTAGAAACGCCACTGTAATTTCATGTCAGAATCACATTaatggccaagatggttGACGACATACCTCCCCGGACGAcccagaacaagaagcaacTCTCCACTCTTAACAAGCCCATCAAAATCCGAGATAATCTTGACCTTCTGCTTCCTCTTCGCAAACCAATCAAGCGCAGCAAGGGGACTTCTCCAAATAATATTGAAGACATCTTTCTGAAACTCAGTCGGATCGCTGAATCCATGCACACTAAGATTGCGCCAGGATACACCCGCTGTATACCGCGGATGCTTACTCGGGTCTTTGGAAAAGGCGTGAAGCAAGGCCTTGACCCATGATTCAGGTTGGAACTCTGGGGACTTGGGGTCAAGGCGGGAGTCTTGGGCGAGGAACgggttgatgttggttgagaGCGCGGAGAATGTACGAGTTAGAGAGAAGGTACGGGCCAGTTGGAGGACTGGCTCGGTAATTTCTTCGACGGCTGTGTCGGCCTCTGTGTCTTGGGGAGTTGAGGGGGGCGTGTGCTCATGCATTTTGACGTCTTAGTAAGTGAGAAATAGATCAAACGAGTGAATTGTACTCTTCCGTGTAGGTAGTTGGTATGAAATGAAGACGTTGTGCTGCTTCATATAAGAAGTCTACAAAACCGGCTGTACACGTCGTCATCATAAGCCCACATTCTTGTAATCTCCGAAACATTATTCCTTGTCCTCCATATCATAGCCAATGCGTCATATGGGTAACGATAACTCAACGCCGTTCAAGATATCTCTAACTTGATAACCCATCCAGATCTTCACATGCAACGCCGTTGAGAGCCCGGCACTAACCCTGACTAGGCATCATCTACTCCACTCCTTTCTCCCTCTAAACCAAACACGGAATGTCGGCGCCGaaacatcaacctcatcttgtCCCTTAAACTTCTGCAACGCCGTCTCTCTTCTCCGTTATTACTTCTTACTTTTTCTGCATCGCTATCGGAGTCTTCCAAAATGCCGCCGACTCCGCTTCTTTCCGAACGTCGACTCCGGAGTACCCTAACGTCCAAAGCTTGTGATTCCTGCAAGGCTAGAAAGATCCGCTGTTCCGGTTAGTCAATGGCCTGGGCTTGTAGGGTTCGAGGCTGATTGTGCAGGTTACCCTCCGCCGTGCCAGAGTTGTACCGTGAGTGGATATCAGTAGCCGCAAATTGGTACTCAGATTGACGTGCATAGATCCGAAGCGCGACTTGTCGATTCGGGACGCGCAAAATACCACTTCGGAAGAACGGTCCGTCTAATCTGTCCTAAGTTTTGCTCATATCTAACACCTGTAGTTAATCGAAATCTATTACTGACTACCGACGAAACGTCGCCCAACATTAAACTCGATGACGGTAGCCCTGCTGGGCAGAATCTTGTGGTATATCTCAGCGGATTCTTTCGTTCCTTGGGAGCTAACCCATCTAGCCTGACGCAGATCTGAAGCGAGACGCCGCCTTTTATCCTCTACAGAATGACCTCTTCATAGACCGGATCTTGTTTgggtcatcatcaacagatGTTCCAAATGCTGATGAACGATTTTCTCTAAAGGTGAGCATGTTATGGTTATGAAATCAATGCTCAAGACTAACTTGGCAACAGGGAATCGGCCTGTTGAGTACGTCTTCGATCCCTCCGGATTACCTGTAGCGTTGGCTCATTATCCACAGGCGGTACTCATAGTGTTACGTTCTTCTCCGATAGTAGACTAGAGACGCTTTCGGCCAAGCTTCAGAATAACAAGGTCAACGACCTTATTCGGCGAATGTCCTCAGTCATCAACAGCAGGGCTAAGA
This DNA window, taken from Fusarium fujikuroi IMI 58289 draft genome, chromosome FFUJ_chr11, encodes the following:
- a CDS encoding probable ABC1 transport protein; protein product: MHEHTPPSTPQDTEADTAVEEITEPVLQLARTFSLTRTFSALSTNINPFLAQDSRLDPKSPEFQPESWVKALLHAFSKDPSKHPRYTAGVSWRNLSVHGFSDPTEFQKDVFNIIWRSPLAALDWFAKRKQKVKIISDFDGLVKSGELLLVLGRPGSGVSTLLKTIAGHTHGLHLDDASEFNYQGIPWGLMHRNFRGEVIYQAETDIHFPQLTVGDTLLFAALARTPQHIVANISRHVYAEHMRDAVMAMFGISNTLNTKVGDDFVRGVSGGERKRVSIAEAILNQSAIQCWDNSTRGLDSATALEFEFDKVLLLYEGRQIFFGPTSEATRYFTTMGFECPPRQTTADFLTSLTSPDERIVRPGFENKVPRSPDEFADEWRMSQHRAWLLSDIAAFEIQYPLDGKQVETLKGIRRAQKAKFTSDKSPFTISIPMQIQLCIGRGVKRLLGDKTFFVVTIAVNFVMSLVLGSVYFNLPSTAEAMNQRASVIFFAILFNGLSSALEILALYVQRPIVEKHARYALYRPLSESVSSIICDLPSKIISTLAFNIPLYFMVHLRRDASAFFIFLLFGFTTTMTMSMILRTIAQSSKTVHQALVPAAIFIIGLVIYAGFVLPIRSMKGWLRWINYVNPIAYAYESLVANEFSGRSFRCQTMIPSGPGYESIEPMQRTCSVAGALPGRDFIDGDFFIGTVYKYQYSHLWRNYGILIAFIIFFTFTYLFAAEYFSSEASKGEILVFRKGQKPQRKEASDEEAVSSDLQPPRASSDDTVHPPTEKPSSSSTFCWRNVCYDVKVKGETRRILSDVNGWVQPGKLTALMGATGAGKTTLLDVLADRVTMGVITGDILVNGLPRGKSFQRTTGYVQQQDIHLETSTVREALRFSAVLRQPTAISMQDKIDYVEEVINLLEMGPYADAVIGVPGKGLNVEQRKRLSIGVELVAKPEALIFLDEPTSGLDSQTAWAIVSLLKKLADHGLAILCTIHQPSGIIFQQFDRLLLLAKGGRTVYFGDIGENATALTGYFERHDAIRCRPEENPAEWMLHVIGAAPGAHTDRDWVETWKASSEFHGLQKELDNLTQSRHVSSEANTEDTSYAASVSQQFLACTQRVAQQYWRTPTYIYSKLLFIGLSFQNSPLSLQGLQNQLFSIFMLLVIFAFLTYQTMPGFVTQRTLYEGRERSSKTYAWYNLILANTVIEMAWNSVASLAVYLPFYFLVGMYDNGRITDTQHERGAFMFVLTWAFMLYEGTFSHMCVAGAPTAEVGATLGLFLFMMSLVFCGVLVPYSGLPGFWTFMYRVSPLTYLIGAMISNGVGKQEVTCSKIEFLQFQTPANLTCGEYVGQFVQAVGGALSNPGSNQTCLYCPIASTDTYLGTLSIRYSERWRNFGLLWAFILFDVVAALVAYWLIRVPKKGNGLLFWKK